From Schizosaccharomyces pombe strain 972h- genome assembly, chromosome: II, the proteins below share one genomic window:
- the vps20 gene encoding ESCRT III complex subunit Vps20, with protein MGVNSSKINDKDRSILSIKEQRDKLLRYSKRLEKIEQLEIDIARKCLRDSDKRGALRALKAKKLYSGLITQTYGQLGNIEQLLSTIEFTLIQKDVMFGLQEGTNLIRQLQADMPLERVGRICNDRDEAMSYVDEVNDMLQGRMSRDQEDEIQEELDSLIREQEDEKVKDLEKPGFTPSTGVDVLPSVPLKNAIPSLDESFPKAASVSNTSSAVVIDEELRKDPVLG; from the coding sequence ATGGGGGTTAACAGtagtaaaattaatgataAGGACAGAAGCATATTAAGTATAAAGGAACAAAGGGATAAACTTCTAAGGTATTCCAAACGACTAGAGAAAATTGAACAGCTGGAAATCGACATTGCTCGTAAATGTCTTCGGGACTCAGACAAAAGGGGCGCATTGCGAGCTTTAAAAGCTAAGAAATTATATTCAGGATTAATAACTCAAACATATGGACAATTAGGGAACATCGAGCAATTACTGTCTACCATCGAGTTCACTttgattcaaaaagatGTAATGTTTGGATTACAAGAAGGTACAAATTTGATTAGACAATTGCAGGCCGATATGCCTTTAGAACGAGTTGGGAGAATATGTAACGATCGAGATGAAGCAATGTCGTATGTGGATGAGGTAAATGACATGCTTCAAGGTCGTATGTCAAGAGATCAAGAAGATGAAATCCAAGAAGAGTTAGACTCCTTAATTCGAGAGCAGGAGGATGAAAAGGTGAAGGATTTAGAAAAACCAGGCTTTACTCCTTCCACTGGCGTCGATGTGCTGCCTTCGGTGCctttgaaaaatgcaattcCGTCATTGGATGAAAGCTTCCCCAAAGCAGCAAGTGTCTCCAATACTTCAAGTGCTGTAGTTATCGATGAAGAACTTCGAAAAGATCCAGTCCTGGGATAA
- the mtl3 gene encoding protein Mtl3, with product MGLRLLFSLICVFCISNIFTQAFLVHQIYGNSSFTKISLNQLEGRDSQEELQRRQEIRYYGRAAETGGTPTYYGYATPTSSSEPSIFSESATPSETNSYSSPVSSYSDPATSQLPSSTSFFSPTSSEYTPSSTESSSLLDPSSVSSAILPSSTSVEVSISSSSLSSSDPLTSSTFSSLSSSTSSSQPSVSSTSSSTFSSAAPTSTSSSYLSSSSVVSSSSSPSSSSSSTLTSSSLSTSSIPSTSSSSSSTSSSLSSSSSSSTASSSSSSSSIISSSSSSSSSPTSTSSTISSSSSSSSSPTSTSSTISSSSSSSSSFSSTLSSSSMSSSSSFSSSPTSSSSTISSSSSSPSSSSFSSTTSSSKSSSSFSSTVSSSSSTSSSTLTSSSSSSSRPASSSSHSSSLSSHKSSSSSKSSSAPVSSAFYHNSTSSRSSSHSSSHSLSSLSSKPILTASSSSLLTSSSHTYERSTVYVVTVETVSSGSSTYASQSTQTSILLVIVGDSSSTDSSGASSTHSKTSIFFSLFVVLAAAIVII from the coding sequence ATGGGTTTGagacttttgttttctctcATTTGCGTATTTTGCATATCGAACATTTTTACGCAAGCCTTCTTGGTGCATCAAATATATGGTAATTCCAGCTTCACAAAAATATCTTTAAATCAACTTGAGGGCAGAGATTCTCAAGAGGAACTACAAAGGCGTCAGGAAATCCGATATTATGGTCGTGCCGCTGAAACTGGAGGAACTCCTACTTACTACGGGTATGCGACACCCACTAGCTCTAGTGAACCCAGTATCTTTTCTGAATCTGCTACTCCCTCAGAAACTAATTCTTACTCGTCTCCGGTCAGCTCTTATTCTGATCCCGCAACTAGTCAGCTTCCCTCGTCgacttctttcttttcaccTACTTCTTCTGAATATACGCCTTCTAGTACGGAATCCAGTTCTCTTCTGGACCCAAGTTCTGTATCATCAGCTATTTTACCAAGCAGTACTAGTGTTGAAGTAAgtatttcttcatcaagTTTGTCATCTTCTGATCCTTTGActtcttcaactttttcCTCCTTGAGTTCAAGCACTTCTTCAAGTCAGCCATCTGTGAGCTCCACCTCTTCTTCAACCTTTAGTAGCGCAGCTCCTACTTCCACTAGCTCCTCCTATTTGTCTAGCTCAAGTGTTGTTTCTTCATCGAGCTCTCCTTCATCCTCCTCTAGTTCGACACTTACTTCCTCTTCATTAAGTACTTCTTCTATTCCTTctacttcttcttcatcatcttctACTTCCTCGTCCTtgtcttcttcctcttcctcttctaCTGCTTCATCTtcgtcttcttcttcttccattATTTCTTCGTCCtcctcctcttcttcttctcccACATCTACCTCTTCTactatttcttcttcctcctcttcctcttcttctccCACTTCAACCTCTTCTACAATTTCATCGTCGTCGTCgtcctcttcttctttctcttccACCCTTTCTTCGTCTTCTATGTCTTCGTCGTCGTCGTTCTCTTCTTCTCCtacttcttcctcttcaactatttcatcatcatcatcttctccttcctcttcttctttctcttctaCTACTTCTTCCTCAAAgtcatcttcttctttctcttctactgtttcttcttcttcgaGCACTTCGTCTTCTACGTTAACaagttcttcttcttcaagcTCTCGTCCCGCGAGCTCTTCATCTCATTCCTCGTCTTTGTCAAGTCATAAATCATCCTCGTCTTCTAAATCCTCTTCTGCTCCAGTATCTTCAGCTTTTTATCACAACAGCACCTCTAGCAGAAGCTCTAGTCATTCATCTAGCCATTCATTATCGAGCTTGAGCTCAAAACCAATTCTGACTGCTAGCTCATCTTCACTTCTAACTTCTTCAAGCCATACATACGAAAGGTCAACTGTATATGTGGTTACGGTGGAAACTGTTTCTAGTGGATCTAGTACTTATGCATCTCAGTCAACTCAAACTAGCATTTTGTTGGTCATTGTTGGTGATAGTTCATCGACAGACAGTTCCGGGGCTTCTTCAACTCATAGCAAGACATCGATTTTCTTTAGTTTATTTGTTGTTTTAGCTGCTGCGattgttattatttaa
- the odr1 gene encoding haloacid dehalogenase-like hydrolase , with the protein MPSKEIDINQKKNVLPKPEDIQLIICDVDGTLLGPDHKPHPRNLRALKYLRENYPQLPFVLATGRQRTSVGNIREALGLHVFPCVHLNGCVVYDKGEIVACAALKNSLAIDIIDKLKDIQTCALFGYDEDYVYQIKQESDKKQHGIKFLRLCGETVKDDANEMLPQLKGPKDIFNKMVVFDDDTNGLEEAKKRLAGIPSDEVALTQALPQTFEIIPPNDNKGVALKNILSKIYPSISLENVLAFGDGANDVCMFELAGYSVAIRSGMPVALKAAKAISDVSSAEGAVGEVLERIYNIPPDFN; encoded by the coding sequence atgccgtctaaagaaattgacattaatcaaaagaaaaacgtCTTACCTAAACCGGAGGATATTCAACTCATTATCTGTGATGTTGATGGTACTTTGCTGGGACCGGATCATAAGCCACATCCGCGAAACCTTCGTGCTTTAAAGTATCTTCGTGAAAATTATCCTCAGCTACCTTTTGTGTTAGCTACTGGTAGACAGCGAACATCCGTAGGTAATATCAGAGAAGCGTTAGGTTTACATGTCTTTCCTTGTGTTCACCTTAACGGCTGCGTAGTTTACGATAAAGGTGAAATCGTTGCTTGCGCAGCTCTTAAAAACTCTTTAGCCATCGATATTATTGATAAGCTCAAAGACATCCAAACGTGTGCACTTTTCGGTTACGATGAAGATTACGTTTACCAAATTAAACAGGAATCGGATAAAAAACAACATGGTATTAAGTTTTTGCGACTCTGTGGGGAAACAGTAAAGGACGACGCCAATGAAATGCTCCCTCAGCTTAAGGGCCCGAAAGACATCTTCAATAAAATGGTAgtttttgatgatgataCTAACGGCCTTGAAGAAGCCAAAAAGCGACTGGCTGGCATTCCTTCGGATGAAGTTGCTCTTACCCAAGCGCTTCCCCAgacttttgaaataattcCTCCCAATGATAACAAAGGGGTTGCGCTCAAGAATATTCTTTCAAAGATTTATCCATCCATTAGCTTGGAAAACGTCCTAGCTTTTGGTGACGGAGCAAATGATGTTTGCATGTTTGAATTGGCAGGCTATTCCGTAGCCATTCGTAGTGGAATGCCTGTCGCCTTAAAGGCAGCCAAGGCAATTTCCGACGTTTCAAGTGCTGAAGGTGCCGTTGGTGAAGTGTTGGAACGAATTTATAATATCCCTCCtgattttaattaa
- the cwf10 gene encoding GTPase Cwf10: MMEEDLYDEFGNYIGPENEEDEEELFPQAPSPTIAQVPSFEEVIPDEELEDVERAEEMALSHLEPQNAVVLHEDKQYYPSAEEVYGSNVDIMVQEQDTQPLSQPIIEPIRHKRIAIETTNVPDTVYKKEFLFGLLTGTDDVRSFIVAGHLHHGKSALLDLLVYYTHPDTKPPKRRSLRYTDTHYLERERVMSIKSTPLTLAVSDMKGKTFAFQCIDTPGHVDFVDEVAAPMAISDGVVLVVDVIEGVMINTTRIIKHAILHDMPIVLVLNKVDRLILELRLPPNDAYHKLRHVIDEVNDNICQISKDLKYRVSPELGNVCFASCDLGYCFTLSSFAKLYIDRHGGIDVDLFSKRLWGDIYFDSKTRKFAKQSLDGSGVRSFVHFILEPLYKLHTLTISDEAEKLKKHLSSFQIYLKPKDYLLDPKPLLQLICASFFGFPVGFVNAVTRHIPSPRENAARKASQSYIGPINSSIGKAILEMSREESAPLVMHVTKLYNTVDANNFYAFARVYSGQVKKGQKVKVLGENYSLEDEEDMVVAHIAEICVPCARYRLHVDGAVAGMLVLLGGVDNSISKTATIVSDNLKDDPYIFRPIAHMSESVFKVAVEPHNPSELPKLLDGLRKTNKSYPLSITKVEESGEHTIFGTGEMYMDCLLYDLRTLYSEIEIRVSDPVARFCETAVDTSSIKCFSDTPNKKNRITMVVEPLEKGISNDIENGKVNINWPQKRISEFFQKNYDWDLLASRSIWAFGPDDRGTNILRDDTLSTDVDKNVLNSVKEYIKQGFQWGTREGPLCDETIRNVNFRLMDVVLAPEQIYRGGGQIIPTARRVCYSSFLTASPRLMEPVYMVEVHAPADSLPIIYDLLTRRRGHVLQDIPRPGSPLYLVRALIPVIDSCGFETDLRVHTQGQAMCQMVFDHWQVVPGDPLDKSIKPKPLEPARGSDLARDFLIKTRRRKGLVEDVSTTRYFDQEMIDSLKEAGVVLSL; this comes from the exons ATGATGGAAGAGGATTTATATGATGA GTTTGGAAATTACATAGGCcctgaaaatgaagaagatgaagaggaGCTGTTTCCTCAGGCTCCTAGCCCTACAATTGCACAGGTACCATCCTTTGAAGAGGTCATTCCTGATGAAGAATTAGAAGACGTTGAAAGGGCCGAGGAAATGGCGTTGAGTCATCTAGAGCCTCAGAATGCCGTTGTTCTTCACGAGGATAAACAATATTATCCTAGCGCTGAAGAGGTATATGGGTCCAACGTGGATATCATGGTTCAGGAACAGGATACTCAACCCTTAAGCCAGCCCATTATTGAGCCAATTCGTCACAAAAGGATTGCTATAGAAACAACAAACGTCCCAGATACTGTATACAAGAAAGA GTTCCTCTTCGGTCTCTTAACTGGGACAGATGACGTTAGATCTTTTATTGTTGCTGGCCATCTGCATCACGGCAAAAGCGCTTTATTAGATTTACTCGTTTATTATACCCATCCTGACACCAAGCCGCCAAAAAGGCGTTCACTTCGATATACCGACACTCATTATCTTGAAAGAGAACGTGTGATGTCTATAAAAAGTACTCCACTTACGCTCGCAGTTTCTGATATGAAGGGTAAGACGTTTGCATTTCAGTGCATCGATACGCCTGGTCATGTCGATTTTGTTGATGAAGTCGCTGCTCCTATGGCCATAAGTGATGGTGTTGTATTAGTCGTTGATGTTATTGAAGGT GTGATGATTAACACCACTAGAATTATCAAACATGCGATTCTTCACGATATGCCAATTGTGCTCGTCTTGAACAAAGTTGATAGGTTAATCCTTGAGCTACGTCTCCCTCCGAATGATGCTTACCATAAACTTCGACACGTTATCGACGAAGTAAACGATAACATTTGCCAGATTAGTAAAGATTTGAAATATCGCGTTTCTCCTGAGTTAGGGAACGTTTGTTTTGCTTCATGTGATCTTGGATATTGTTTTACATTGTCTAGTTTCGCAAAACTCTATATAGATAGACATGGAGGTATCGACGTGGacttattttctaaaagatTGTGGGGGGATATTTATTTCGATTCGAAAACCAGAAAATTTGCCAAACAGTCCTTGGATGGCTCTGGCGTTAGAAGCTTTGTCCATTTCATATTAGAACCGTTGTATAAATTACATACCCTTACTATTTCTGACGAAGCCgaaaaactcaaaaaacACTTATcttctttccaaatttatttaaaaccCAAGGATTATTTATTAGATCCTAAACCACTCTTGCAACTAATTTGCGCATCGTTTTTTGGATTCCCCGTTGGTTTTGTGAATGCAGTTACTAGACATATTCCATCGCCTCGAGAAAATGCCGCTCGTAAAGCCTCTCAATCATATATTGGGCCTATAAACTCTAGTATCGGCAAGGCTATCTTAGAAATGAGTCGTGAGGAATCAGCACCATTAGTCATGCATGTTACTAAACTTTACAACACCGTCGATgctaataatttttatgcATTTGCTCGTGTATATAGTGGTCAGGTTAAAAAGGGTCAGAAAGTTAAAGTTCTTGGAGAAAATTATTCTTTAGAAGACGAAGAGGATATGGTGGTTGCTCATATTGCTGAAATATGTGTACCTTGCGCACGATATCGTCTTCACGTTGATGGAGCTGTTGCCGGCATGCTAGTTCTTTTAGGAGGTGTTGATAACTCTATTAGCAAAACAGCAACCATCGTTTCGGACAATTTGAAAGATGATCCTTACATTTTCAGGCCAATTGCTCACATGTCCGAGAGTGTTTTCAAGGTGGCTGTAGAGCCACACAATCCATCAGAATTACCAAAACTACTTGATGGCCTAcgaaaaacaaacaaaagcTACCCACTATCTATCACAAAAGTAGAAGAATCTGGGGAACATACTATTTTCGGTACTGGTGAGATGTATATGGATTGTCTACTTTATGATCTTCGGACTTTATACTCTGAAATCGAAATCAGAGTTTCCGATCCAGTTGCTCGTTTCTGTGAGACTGCGGTGGACACATCAAGTATCAAGTGTTTTTCAGATActccaaataaaaaaaatcgtatCACAATGGTAGTTGAGCCATTGGAGAAAGGAATTTCTAATGACAttgaaaatggaaaagtTAATATCAATTGGCctcaaaaaagaatcagcgaatttttccaaaagaaCTACGATTGGGACTTACTAGCTTCACGTTCCATCTGGGCTTTTGGTCCCGATGATCGTGGTACGAATATATTGCGGGATGATACTCTTAGTACAGATGTTGATAAAAACGTGCTTAATAGCGTAAAAGAATACATTAAACAAGGTTTTCAATGGGGGACTAGGGAAGGTCCTCTATGTGATGAGACAATCCGAAACGTGAATTTTCGCCTGATGGATGTAGTGCTTGCACCTGAACAAATTTATCGAGGAGGTGGTCAAATTATTCCAACCGCAAGGAGAGTGTgttattcttcttttttaacagcGTCTCCACGGCTAATGGAACCAGTGTATATGGTTGAAGTACATGCCCCCGCTGACAGTCTTCCTATTATTTATGATTTATTAACGCGTCGTCGTGGTCATGTCCTCCAAGATATCCCTCGGCCAGGTTCCCCATTATATTTGGTGAGAGCACTTATTCCAGTCATTGATTCTTGTGGATTTGAAACAGATTTACGAGTGCATACTCAGGGTCAAGCTATGTGTCAAATGGTATTTGATCATTGGCAGGTAGTACCTGGTGATCCACTGGATAAGTCTATCAAGCCCAAGCCATTAGAACCCGCACGTGGCTCTGATTTGGCGAGAGACTTTCTGATTAAGACAAGACGTAGAAAAGGTCTGGTGGAAGATGTTTCTACAACTCGCTATTTCGATCAAGAAATGATTGattctttgaaagaagCAGGTGTCGTACTCTCTTTGTAA
- a CDS encoding aldo/keto reductase family protein: protein MSKTAASSAVDASQAGTVKVGDMVVNRMGFGAMRVTGDGIWDEPKDKEACIATLKRLPELNINFIDTADSYGPEVSENLLREALYPYKGLIIATKGGLVRTGPNEWHPCGAPKFLRQEVLMSMRRLGVKQIDLWQLHRIDPKVPRKDQFSEIAAMKKEGLIRHVGLSEVTVDDIKEAEQYFPVVSVQNLFNLVNRKNEKVLEYCEQKGIAFIPWYPLASGALAKPGTILDAVSKDLDRSTSQIALSWVLQRSPVMLPIPGTSKVDHLEENVKAAGIQLSSEVFAKLDEEGKSEDAKRQEEEKKKSS, encoded by the coding sequence ATGAGTAAAACTGCAGCTTCTTCCGCCGTAGATGCTTCACAAGCTGGGACTGTCAAGGTTGGCGACATGGTTGTCAATAGAATGGGATTCGGAGCAATGAGAGTTACCGGTGATGGTATATGGGATGAACCCAAAGACAAAGAGGCTTGCATCGCAACTTTAAAACGTTTGCCTGAACTCAATATTAACTTTATTGATACCGCCGATTCTTACGGCCCTGAGGTCAGCGAGAATCTTTTACGAGAAGCTTTATACCCTTACAAAGGACTTATAATTGCTACCAAGGGTGGCCTTGTTCGTACAGGTCCAAATGAATGGCATCCTTGTGGAGCACCCAAATTTTTACGTCAAGAAGTACTTATGAGCATGCGTCGACTTGGAGTTAAGCAAATTGACCTCTGGCAACTACATCGCATCGATCCCAAGGTTCCTCGCAAAGACCAATTTTCTGAAATTGCAGCTATGAAGAAAGAAGGATTGATTCGCCATGTTGGATTGAGTGAGGTTACAGTAGACGATATCAAAGAAGCTGAACAGTATTTTCCGGTAGTTAGTGTTCAGAACTTATTCAACCTTGTCAATCGTAAGAATGAGAAAGTGTTAGAATATTGTGAACAGAAGGGAATTGCGTTTATTCCTTGGTATCCCTTAGCTTCAGGAGCATTAGCCAAACCCGGAACCATCCTGGACGCTGTTTCAAAAGACCTTGATCGTTCCACTAGTCAAATAGCTTTGAGTTGGGTTTTACAACGCAGTCCGGTTATGCTACCTATTCCTGGTACTAGCAAAGTAGATCATCTCGAAGAAAACGTCAAGGCCGCTGGAATCCAATTATCTTCTGAGGTGTTTGCCAAATTGGATGAGGAGGGTAAAAGCGAAGATGCTAAGCGTCAAGAAGaggagaagaaaaagtctTCTTag